A stretch of Malus sylvestris chromosome 11, drMalSylv7.2, whole genome shotgun sequence DNA encodes these proteins:
- the LOC126589585 gene encoding myosin-2-like isoform X1 has protein sequence MMASASPSMIARSSLEEMLESLQRRDTVEKPKELPPALPARPPSKARLPSARRSMPNNFRVEDAEGSLECLPSLNKRKEGDLGFKAGHFGVKKTENDQTVESPYGGSPEDSGTRPEKIAKSDCDDNIGYFIKKKLRVWCWLPSGLWELGTIQSTSGDAALVSLSSGNVIKVHRVDLLPANPDVLEGVDDLIQLSYLNEPAVLYNLQCRYSQDMIYSKAGPVLIAINPFKDVQIYGKDSIRAYRQKLTDKPHVYAVADAAYDEMMTDDVNQSIIISGESGAGKTETAKVAMQYLAAIGSGSCGTEHANAILQTNCILEAFGNAKTSRNHNASRFGKLIELHFSTAGRICGAFIQTFFLDKSRVAQLENGERSYHVFYQLCAGAPSTLKERLNLKRASEYKYLNQSDCLEIDGVDDVRKFHTLVKALDVVQVCKEDQEHMFSLLAAVLWLGNISFQAIDNEKHVEVLADEAVTIASMLMGCSSQELILSLSTPEIRGAKDSIDTRLTLRQAIDARDALAKFIYVSLFDWLVEQINKSLAVGKCRAGRSISILDIYGFESFQKNSFEQMCINYANERLQQHFNRHLFKLEQEECELDGVDWTKVDFQDNQECLNLFEKKPFGLLSVLDEESNFPKANDLTLANKFKQHLNANSCFKAEKGSTFSIRHHAGEVLYDTSGFLKKNRDKLPSVFVQLLSSCRCRLLQLFTSKELKQFQKPENDSYQIDALDPSKSGAGIDFKGQLFKLLHQLESSTPHFISCVKPNSKQLPGMYEVNLVLQQLKCCGVLEVVRISRSGYPTRMAHQEFAGRYGFLLLEDDLPRDPLSLSIAVLKRFSVLPEMYQIGYTKVFLRTGQIASLEDKRKKVLRGIIGVQKYFRGHRARCHFDQLKEGVPKIPSNADGLGENTGRKAGSHETLDERQNLKKSHPENGKAKRKAGRKMSEVKDLPSDLAELQRRVLQAEATLVRKEEENAELQEQLQQFETRWSEYESKMKSMQDVWQKQMASLQTSLAAARKSLASDNTAGQPGRLGSVSSPRYDSEEATSMGFNGAGLEANGSSNAVSSLVKEFEQRRQTFDDDAKALVEVKPGQSAANMNPEEDLRKLKHRFESWKKEYKARLRETKTKLHKIWHSEEEKRQRKWWAKIGSRAL, from the exons ATGATGGCTTCCGCGTCTCCGTCGATGATAGCGAGGAGCTCGTTGGAGGAAATGCTGGAGTCGCTTCAGCGAAGAGATACGGTCGAAAAGCCGAAGGAATTGCCGCCGGCATTACCAGCTCGGCCGCCTTCCAAGGCTCGTCTGCCATCAGCCCGCCGCTCTATGCCCAACAACTTCAGGGTCGAAGACGCAGAGGGTTCTCTGGAGTGTTTACCTAGTTTGAATAAGAGAAAAGAGGGGGACTTGGGGTTCAAGGCAGGTCATTTTGGCGTGAAGAAGACGGAGAATGATCAAACTGTTGAGTCGCCCTACGGTGGGTCACCTGAGGACAGTGGAACGAGGCCGGAGAAGATTGCAAAATCGGATTGCGATGACAACATTGGTTATTTCATCAAGAAG AAACTTCGTGTTTGGTGTTGGCTACCTAGTGGGCTGTGGGAGTTAGGAACGATACAGTCAACTTCAGGGGACGCTGCACTTGTTTCACTCTCTAGTGGAAAT GTAATCAAAGTGCACAGAGTTGACCTCTTACCTGCAAACCCAGATGTTCTCGAAGGTGTGGATGATCTTATACAGCTTAGTTATTTGAATGAGCCTGCTGTTCTTTACAATCTTCAGTGTAGATATTCCCAGGATATGATTTAT AGCAAAGCCGGGCCAGTTTTGATTGCAATCAATCCTTTCAAAGATGTTCAAATTTATGGAAAAGATTCTATTAGAGCTTATAGGCAGAAACTAACAGACAAACCTCATGTCTATGCTGTGGCAGACGCTGCTTATGACGAGATGATGACAG ATGATGTAAATCAGTCCATAATCATAAG TGGGGAAAGTGGAGCTGGGAAAACCGAGACAGCAAAAGTTGCAATGCAATACTTGGCTGCTATTGGTAGTGGCAGTTGTGGCACAGAGCATGCAAATGCAATCCTTCAGACCAATTGTATACTAGAAGCGTTTGGAAATGCAAAAACATCCAGAAATCATAATGCTAGCCGATTC GGGAAATTGATTGAACTTCATTTTAGCACTGCGGGAAGAATATGTGGTGCTTTTATCCAAACAT TTTTTTTGGACAAG TCCAGAGTTGCTCAACTAGAAAACGGTGAGAGGTCGTATCATGTCTTTTATCAACTCTGTGCTGGCGCTCCATCAACGCTAAAAG AGAGGCTAAACCTTAAAAGGGCTAGTGAGTACAAGTATCTTAATCAGAGTGATTGTTTGGAAATTGATGGTGTAGATGATGTGCGAAAGTTTCATACACTTGTG AAAGCGCTAGATGTTGTTCAAGTTTGTAAGGAAGATCAAGAACACATGTTTTCATTGCTGGCCGCAGTGTTATGGCTGGGAAACATATCATTTCAAGCGATTGACAATGAGAAGCATGTGGAAGTGTTAGCTGATGAAG CTGTAACCATTGCTTCCATGCTGATGGGTTGTAGTTCCCAGGAGCTAATTCTTTCTTTGTCCACCCCCGAAATCCGTGGTGCCAAGGATAGTATTGACACAAGGCTGACACTGAGACAG GCAATTGATGCAAGAGATGCGTTGGCAAAATTTATCTATGTTAGCTTGTTTGACTGGCTTGTAGAACAAATTAATAAGTCACTTGCAGTGGGAAAATGCCGTGCTGGGAGATCCATCAGTATACTTGATATTTATGGGTTTGAGTCATTCCAG AAGAACAGCTTTGAACAAATGTGCATTAATTATGCAAATGAGAGGCTGCAACAACATTTCAACCGACATTTATTTAAGCTTGAGCAGGAG GAATGTGAATTGGATGGGGTTGATTGGACTAAAGTTGATTTTCAAGACAATCAAGAATGCTTGAATCTGTTTGAGAAG AAACCTTTTGGGCTACTATCCGTGTTGGATGAGGAATCGAACTTCCCTAAGGCAAATGATTTGACCCTTGCCAATAAATTTAAGCAACACTTGAATGCTAATTCTTGCTTTAAAGCAGAAAAAGGAAGCACTTTCAGTATTCGTCATCATGCTGGAGAG gTTCTATATGACACAAGTGGCTTcctaaaaaaaaacagagataaGTTGCCTTCTGTTTTCGTCCAACTCCTGTCATCGTGCAGATGCCGGCTTCTGCAGTTGTTTACTTCCAAAGAGCTTAAGCAGTTCCAGAAACCTGAAAATGATTCGTACCAGATAGATGCATTGGACCCTTCAAAATCAGGCGCTGGTATTGACTTCAAG GGTCAATTGTTTAAACTACTGCACCAGTTGGAGAGCAGCACCCCTCACTTCATTAGCTGCGTAAAGCCAAACAGTAAGCAGCTTCCCGGCATGTATGAAGTAAACCTTGTTTTACAACAGCTCAAGTGTTGTGGAGTTTTGGAGGTTGTTAGGATATCACGATCTGGATACCCTACTAGAATGGCGCATCAAGAATTTGCAGGAAG GTATGGTTTTCTACTTTTGGAGGACGATTTACCTCGGGATCCATTAAGTCTATCCATTGCTGTTCTAAAAAGATTCAGTGTCCTCCCTGAGATGTACCAAATTGGCTATACAAAAGTGTTTCTTAGAACAGGGCAG ATTGCATCATTGGAGGATAAGAGAAAGAAAGTTCTGAGAGGAATAATTGGTGTCCAAAAATACTTCCGTGGTCACCGGGCTCGTTGCCACTTTGATCAACTTAAGGAAGGAGTCCCAAAGATACCATCAA ATGCAGACGGTCTTGGTGAAAATACTGGAAGGAAAGCAGGTTCTCATGAAACTCTTGATGAGCGTCAAAATTTGAAGAAGTCACATCCTGAGAATGGGAAAGCTAAAAGGAAGGCCGGCAGGAAGATGTCAGAGGTGAAG GATTTGCCATCAGATTTGGCAGAGCTTCAAAGGCGGGTGCTTCAGGCTGAGGCAACTCTGGTGCGGAAGGAGGAGGAAAATGCTGAATTACAGGAGCAACTGCAGCAATTTGAAACAAGATGGTCAGAATATGAATCAAAGATGAAATCGATGCAGGATGTGTGGCAAAAGCAGATGGCGTCTTTACAG ACGAGTCTTGCTGCAGCCAGAAAGAGTCTTGCATCTGACAATACTGCTGGTCAACCTGGAAGACTAGGTTCTGTTTCATCACCCCGATACGATTCTGAAGAAGCCACATCCATGGGATTCAATGGAGCAGGGCTTGAGGCTAATGGCAGTTCAAATGCAGTCAGCAGTCTGGTGAAGGAATTTGAGCAGCGGAGACAGACATTCGATGATGATGCGAAAGCTCTAGTTGAGGTAAAACCTGGGCAGTCAGCTGCAAATATGAATCCTGAGGAAGATTTACGAAAACTTAAACACCGGTTTGAGTCCTGGAAGAAAGAGTACAAGGCAAGATTACGGGAAACAAAGACAAAGCTTCATAAAATTTGGCACTCAGAAGAGGAAAAACGACAGAGAAAATGGTGGGCAAAGATAGGCTCAAGAGCATTGTAG
- the LOC126589585 gene encoding myosin-2-like isoform X4, translated as MMASASPSMIARSSLEEMLESLQRRDTVEKPKELPPALPARPPSKARLPSARRSMPNNFRVEDAEGSLECLPSLNKRKEGDLGFKAGHFGVKKTENDQTVESPYGGSPEDSGTRPEKIAKSDCDDNIGYFIKKKLRVWCWLPSGLWELGTIQSTSGDAALVSLSSGNVIKVHRVDLLPANPDVLEGVDDLIQLSYLNEPAVLYNLQCRYSQDMIYSKAGPVLIAINPFKDVQIYGKDSIRAYRQKLTDKPHVYAVADAAYDEMMTDDVNQSIIISGESGAGKTETAKVAMQYLAAIGSGSCGTEHANAILQTNCILEAFGNAKTSRNHNASRFGKLIELHFSTAGRICGAFIQTFFLDKSRVAQLENGERSYHVFYQLCAGAPSTLKERLNLKRASEYKYLNQSDCLEIDGVDDVRKFHTLVKALDVVQVCKEDQEHMFSLLAAVLWLGNISFQAIDNEKHVEVLADEAVTIASMLMGCSSQELILSLSTPEIRGAKDSIDTRLTLRQAIDARDALAKFIYVSLFDWLVEQINKSLAVGKCRAGRSISILDIYGFESFQKNSFEQMCINYANERLQQHFNRHLFKLEQEECELDGVDWTKVDFQDNQECLNLFEKKPFGLLSVLDEESNFPKANDLTLANKFKQHLNANSCFKAEKGSTFSIRHHAGEVLYDTSGFLKKNRDKLPSVFVQLLSSCRCRLLQLFTSKELKQFQKPENDSYQIDALDPSKSGAGIDFKGQLFKLLHQLESSTPHFISCVKPNSKQLPGMYEVNLVLQQLKCCGVLEVVRISRSGYPTRMAHQEFAGRYGFLLLEDDLPRDPLSLSIAVLKRFSVLPEMYQIGYTKVFLRTGQIASLEDKRKKVLRGIIGVQKYFRGHRARCHFDQLKEGVPKIPSNGLGENTGRKAGSHETLDERQNLKKSHPENGKAKRKAGRKMSEDLPSDLAELQRRVLQAEATLVRKEEENAELQEQLQQFETRWSEYESKMKSMQDVWQKQMASLQTSLAAARKSLASDNTAGQPGRLGSVSSPRYDSEEATSMGFNGAGLEANGSSNAVSSLVKEFEQRRQTFDDDAKALVEVKPGQSAANMNPEEDLRKLKHRFESWKKEYKARLRETKTKLHKIWHSEEEKRQRKWWAKIGSRAL; from the exons ATGATGGCTTCCGCGTCTCCGTCGATGATAGCGAGGAGCTCGTTGGAGGAAATGCTGGAGTCGCTTCAGCGAAGAGATACGGTCGAAAAGCCGAAGGAATTGCCGCCGGCATTACCAGCTCGGCCGCCTTCCAAGGCTCGTCTGCCATCAGCCCGCCGCTCTATGCCCAACAACTTCAGGGTCGAAGACGCAGAGGGTTCTCTGGAGTGTTTACCTAGTTTGAATAAGAGAAAAGAGGGGGACTTGGGGTTCAAGGCAGGTCATTTTGGCGTGAAGAAGACGGAGAATGATCAAACTGTTGAGTCGCCCTACGGTGGGTCACCTGAGGACAGTGGAACGAGGCCGGAGAAGATTGCAAAATCGGATTGCGATGACAACATTGGTTATTTCATCAAGAAG AAACTTCGTGTTTGGTGTTGGCTACCTAGTGGGCTGTGGGAGTTAGGAACGATACAGTCAACTTCAGGGGACGCTGCACTTGTTTCACTCTCTAGTGGAAAT GTAATCAAAGTGCACAGAGTTGACCTCTTACCTGCAAACCCAGATGTTCTCGAAGGTGTGGATGATCTTATACAGCTTAGTTATTTGAATGAGCCTGCTGTTCTTTACAATCTTCAGTGTAGATATTCCCAGGATATGATTTAT AGCAAAGCCGGGCCAGTTTTGATTGCAATCAATCCTTTCAAAGATGTTCAAATTTATGGAAAAGATTCTATTAGAGCTTATAGGCAGAAACTAACAGACAAACCTCATGTCTATGCTGTGGCAGACGCTGCTTATGACGAGATGATGACAG ATGATGTAAATCAGTCCATAATCATAAG TGGGGAAAGTGGAGCTGGGAAAACCGAGACAGCAAAAGTTGCAATGCAATACTTGGCTGCTATTGGTAGTGGCAGTTGTGGCACAGAGCATGCAAATGCAATCCTTCAGACCAATTGTATACTAGAAGCGTTTGGAAATGCAAAAACATCCAGAAATCATAATGCTAGCCGATTC GGGAAATTGATTGAACTTCATTTTAGCACTGCGGGAAGAATATGTGGTGCTTTTATCCAAACAT TTTTTTTGGACAAG TCCAGAGTTGCTCAACTAGAAAACGGTGAGAGGTCGTATCATGTCTTTTATCAACTCTGTGCTGGCGCTCCATCAACGCTAAAAG AGAGGCTAAACCTTAAAAGGGCTAGTGAGTACAAGTATCTTAATCAGAGTGATTGTTTGGAAATTGATGGTGTAGATGATGTGCGAAAGTTTCATACACTTGTG AAAGCGCTAGATGTTGTTCAAGTTTGTAAGGAAGATCAAGAACACATGTTTTCATTGCTGGCCGCAGTGTTATGGCTGGGAAACATATCATTTCAAGCGATTGACAATGAGAAGCATGTGGAAGTGTTAGCTGATGAAG CTGTAACCATTGCTTCCATGCTGATGGGTTGTAGTTCCCAGGAGCTAATTCTTTCTTTGTCCACCCCCGAAATCCGTGGTGCCAAGGATAGTATTGACACAAGGCTGACACTGAGACAG GCAATTGATGCAAGAGATGCGTTGGCAAAATTTATCTATGTTAGCTTGTTTGACTGGCTTGTAGAACAAATTAATAAGTCACTTGCAGTGGGAAAATGCCGTGCTGGGAGATCCATCAGTATACTTGATATTTATGGGTTTGAGTCATTCCAG AAGAACAGCTTTGAACAAATGTGCATTAATTATGCAAATGAGAGGCTGCAACAACATTTCAACCGACATTTATTTAAGCTTGAGCAGGAG GAATGTGAATTGGATGGGGTTGATTGGACTAAAGTTGATTTTCAAGACAATCAAGAATGCTTGAATCTGTTTGAGAAG AAACCTTTTGGGCTACTATCCGTGTTGGATGAGGAATCGAACTTCCCTAAGGCAAATGATTTGACCCTTGCCAATAAATTTAAGCAACACTTGAATGCTAATTCTTGCTTTAAAGCAGAAAAAGGAAGCACTTTCAGTATTCGTCATCATGCTGGAGAG gTTCTATATGACACAAGTGGCTTcctaaaaaaaaacagagataaGTTGCCTTCTGTTTTCGTCCAACTCCTGTCATCGTGCAGATGCCGGCTTCTGCAGTTGTTTACTTCCAAAGAGCTTAAGCAGTTCCAGAAACCTGAAAATGATTCGTACCAGATAGATGCATTGGACCCTTCAAAATCAGGCGCTGGTATTGACTTCAAG GGTCAATTGTTTAAACTACTGCACCAGTTGGAGAGCAGCACCCCTCACTTCATTAGCTGCGTAAAGCCAAACAGTAAGCAGCTTCCCGGCATGTATGAAGTAAACCTTGTTTTACAACAGCTCAAGTGTTGTGGAGTTTTGGAGGTTGTTAGGATATCACGATCTGGATACCCTACTAGAATGGCGCATCAAGAATTTGCAGGAAG GTATGGTTTTCTACTTTTGGAGGACGATTTACCTCGGGATCCATTAAGTCTATCCATTGCTGTTCTAAAAAGATTCAGTGTCCTCCCTGAGATGTACCAAATTGGCTATACAAAAGTGTTTCTTAGAACAGGGCAG ATTGCATCATTGGAGGATAAGAGAAAGAAAGTTCTGAGAGGAATAATTGGTGTCCAAAAATACTTCCGTGGTCACCGGGCTCGTTGCCACTTTGATCAACTTAAGGAAGGAGTCCCAAAGATACCATCAA ACGGTCTTGGTGAAAATACTGGAAGGAAAGCAGGTTCTCATGAAACTCTTGATGAGCGTCAAAATTTGAAGAAGTCACATCCTGAGAATGGGAAAGCTAAAAGGAAGGCCGGCAGGAAGATGTCAGAG GATTTGCCATCAGATTTGGCAGAGCTTCAAAGGCGGGTGCTTCAGGCTGAGGCAACTCTGGTGCGGAAGGAGGAGGAAAATGCTGAATTACAGGAGCAACTGCAGCAATTTGAAACAAGATGGTCAGAATATGAATCAAAGATGAAATCGATGCAGGATGTGTGGCAAAAGCAGATGGCGTCTTTACAG ACGAGTCTTGCTGCAGCCAGAAAGAGTCTTGCATCTGACAATACTGCTGGTCAACCTGGAAGACTAGGTTCTGTTTCATCACCCCGATACGATTCTGAAGAAGCCACATCCATGGGATTCAATGGAGCAGGGCTTGAGGCTAATGGCAGTTCAAATGCAGTCAGCAGTCTGGTGAAGGAATTTGAGCAGCGGAGACAGACATTCGATGATGATGCGAAAGCTCTAGTTGAGGTAAAACCTGGGCAGTCAGCTGCAAATATGAATCCTGAGGAAGATTTACGAAAACTTAAACACCGGTTTGAGTCCTGGAAGAAAGAGTACAAGGCAAGATTACGGGAAACAAAGACAAAGCTTCATAAAATTTGGCACTCAGAAGAGGAAAAACGACAGAGAAAATGGTGGGCAAAGATAGGCTCAAGAGCATTGTAG
- the LOC126589585 gene encoding myosin-2-like isoform X2 encodes MMASASPSMIARSSLEEMLESLQRRDTVEKPKELPPALPARPPSKARLPSARRSMPNNFRVEDAEGSLECLPSLNKRKEGDLGFKAGHFGVKKTENDQTVESPYGGSPEDSGTRPEKIAKSDCDDNIGYFIKKKLRVWCWLPSGLWELGTIQSTSGDAALVSLSSGNVIKVHRVDLLPANPDVLEGVDDLIQLSYLNEPAVLYNLQCRYSQDMIYSKAGPVLIAINPFKDVQIYGKDSIRAYRQKLTDKPHVYAVADAAYDEMMTDDVNQSIIISGESGAGKTETAKVAMQYLAAIGSGSCGTEHANAILQTNCILEAFGNAKTSRNHNASRFGKLIELHFSTAGRICGAFIQTFFLDKSRVAQLENGERSYHVFYQLCAGAPSTLKERLNLKRASEYKYLNQSDCLEIDGVDDVRKFHTLVKALDVVQVCKEDQEHMFSLLAAVLWLGNISFQAIDNEKHVEVLADEAVTIASMLMGCSSQELILSLSTPEIRGAKDSIDTRLTLRQAIDARDALAKFIYVSLFDWLVEQINKSLAVGKCRAGRSISILDIYGFESFQKNSFEQMCINYANERLQQHFNRHLFKLEQEECELDGVDWTKVDFQDNQECLNLFEKKPFGLLSVLDEESNFPKANDLTLANKFKQHLNANSCFKAEKGSTFSIRHHAGEVLYDTSGFLKKNRDKLPSVFVQLLSSCRCRLLQLFTSKELKQFQKPENDSYQIDALDPSKSGAGIDFKGQLFKLLHQLESSTPHFISCVKPNSKQLPGMYEVNLVLQQLKCCGVLEVVRISRSGYPTRMAHQEFAGRYGFLLLEDDLPRDPLSLSIAVLKRFSVLPEMYQIGYTKVFLRTGQIASLEDKRKKVLRGIIGVQKYFRGHRARCHFDQLKEGVPKIPSNGLGENTGRKAGSHETLDERQNLKKSHPENGKAKRKAGRKMSEVKDLPSDLAELQRRVLQAEATLVRKEEENAELQEQLQQFETRWSEYESKMKSMQDVWQKQMASLQTSLAAARKSLASDNTAGQPGRLGSVSSPRYDSEEATSMGFNGAGLEANGSSNAVSSLVKEFEQRRQTFDDDAKALVEVKPGQSAANMNPEEDLRKLKHRFESWKKEYKARLRETKTKLHKIWHSEEEKRQRKWWAKIGSRAL; translated from the exons ATGATGGCTTCCGCGTCTCCGTCGATGATAGCGAGGAGCTCGTTGGAGGAAATGCTGGAGTCGCTTCAGCGAAGAGATACGGTCGAAAAGCCGAAGGAATTGCCGCCGGCATTACCAGCTCGGCCGCCTTCCAAGGCTCGTCTGCCATCAGCCCGCCGCTCTATGCCCAACAACTTCAGGGTCGAAGACGCAGAGGGTTCTCTGGAGTGTTTACCTAGTTTGAATAAGAGAAAAGAGGGGGACTTGGGGTTCAAGGCAGGTCATTTTGGCGTGAAGAAGACGGAGAATGATCAAACTGTTGAGTCGCCCTACGGTGGGTCACCTGAGGACAGTGGAACGAGGCCGGAGAAGATTGCAAAATCGGATTGCGATGACAACATTGGTTATTTCATCAAGAAG AAACTTCGTGTTTGGTGTTGGCTACCTAGTGGGCTGTGGGAGTTAGGAACGATACAGTCAACTTCAGGGGACGCTGCACTTGTTTCACTCTCTAGTGGAAAT GTAATCAAAGTGCACAGAGTTGACCTCTTACCTGCAAACCCAGATGTTCTCGAAGGTGTGGATGATCTTATACAGCTTAGTTATTTGAATGAGCCTGCTGTTCTTTACAATCTTCAGTGTAGATATTCCCAGGATATGATTTAT AGCAAAGCCGGGCCAGTTTTGATTGCAATCAATCCTTTCAAAGATGTTCAAATTTATGGAAAAGATTCTATTAGAGCTTATAGGCAGAAACTAACAGACAAACCTCATGTCTATGCTGTGGCAGACGCTGCTTATGACGAGATGATGACAG ATGATGTAAATCAGTCCATAATCATAAG TGGGGAAAGTGGAGCTGGGAAAACCGAGACAGCAAAAGTTGCAATGCAATACTTGGCTGCTATTGGTAGTGGCAGTTGTGGCACAGAGCATGCAAATGCAATCCTTCAGACCAATTGTATACTAGAAGCGTTTGGAAATGCAAAAACATCCAGAAATCATAATGCTAGCCGATTC GGGAAATTGATTGAACTTCATTTTAGCACTGCGGGAAGAATATGTGGTGCTTTTATCCAAACAT TTTTTTTGGACAAG TCCAGAGTTGCTCAACTAGAAAACGGTGAGAGGTCGTATCATGTCTTTTATCAACTCTGTGCTGGCGCTCCATCAACGCTAAAAG AGAGGCTAAACCTTAAAAGGGCTAGTGAGTACAAGTATCTTAATCAGAGTGATTGTTTGGAAATTGATGGTGTAGATGATGTGCGAAAGTTTCATACACTTGTG AAAGCGCTAGATGTTGTTCAAGTTTGTAAGGAAGATCAAGAACACATGTTTTCATTGCTGGCCGCAGTGTTATGGCTGGGAAACATATCATTTCAAGCGATTGACAATGAGAAGCATGTGGAAGTGTTAGCTGATGAAG CTGTAACCATTGCTTCCATGCTGATGGGTTGTAGTTCCCAGGAGCTAATTCTTTCTTTGTCCACCCCCGAAATCCGTGGTGCCAAGGATAGTATTGACACAAGGCTGACACTGAGACAG GCAATTGATGCAAGAGATGCGTTGGCAAAATTTATCTATGTTAGCTTGTTTGACTGGCTTGTAGAACAAATTAATAAGTCACTTGCAGTGGGAAAATGCCGTGCTGGGAGATCCATCAGTATACTTGATATTTATGGGTTTGAGTCATTCCAG AAGAACAGCTTTGAACAAATGTGCATTAATTATGCAAATGAGAGGCTGCAACAACATTTCAACCGACATTTATTTAAGCTTGAGCAGGAG GAATGTGAATTGGATGGGGTTGATTGGACTAAAGTTGATTTTCAAGACAATCAAGAATGCTTGAATCTGTTTGAGAAG AAACCTTTTGGGCTACTATCCGTGTTGGATGAGGAATCGAACTTCCCTAAGGCAAATGATTTGACCCTTGCCAATAAATTTAAGCAACACTTGAATGCTAATTCTTGCTTTAAAGCAGAAAAAGGAAGCACTTTCAGTATTCGTCATCATGCTGGAGAG gTTCTATATGACACAAGTGGCTTcctaaaaaaaaacagagataaGTTGCCTTCTGTTTTCGTCCAACTCCTGTCATCGTGCAGATGCCGGCTTCTGCAGTTGTTTACTTCCAAAGAGCTTAAGCAGTTCCAGAAACCTGAAAATGATTCGTACCAGATAGATGCATTGGACCCTTCAAAATCAGGCGCTGGTATTGACTTCAAG GGTCAATTGTTTAAACTACTGCACCAGTTGGAGAGCAGCACCCCTCACTTCATTAGCTGCGTAAAGCCAAACAGTAAGCAGCTTCCCGGCATGTATGAAGTAAACCTTGTTTTACAACAGCTCAAGTGTTGTGGAGTTTTGGAGGTTGTTAGGATATCACGATCTGGATACCCTACTAGAATGGCGCATCAAGAATTTGCAGGAAG GTATGGTTTTCTACTTTTGGAGGACGATTTACCTCGGGATCCATTAAGTCTATCCATTGCTGTTCTAAAAAGATTCAGTGTCCTCCCTGAGATGTACCAAATTGGCTATACAAAAGTGTTTCTTAGAACAGGGCAG ATTGCATCATTGGAGGATAAGAGAAAGAAAGTTCTGAGAGGAATAATTGGTGTCCAAAAATACTTCCGTGGTCACCGGGCTCGTTGCCACTTTGATCAACTTAAGGAAGGAGTCCCAAAGATACCATCAA ACGGTCTTGGTGAAAATACTGGAAGGAAAGCAGGTTCTCATGAAACTCTTGATGAGCGTCAAAATTTGAAGAAGTCACATCCTGAGAATGGGAAAGCTAAAAGGAAGGCCGGCAGGAAGATGTCAGAGGTGAAG GATTTGCCATCAGATTTGGCAGAGCTTCAAAGGCGGGTGCTTCAGGCTGAGGCAACTCTGGTGCGGAAGGAGGAGGAAAATGCTGAATTACAGGAGCAACTGCAGCAATTTGAAACAAGATGGTCAGAATATGAATCAAAGATGAAATCGATGCAGGATGTGTGGCAAAAGCAGATGGCGTCTTTACAG ACGAGTCTTGCTGCAGCCAGAAAGAGTCTTGCATCTGACAATACTGCTGGTCAACCTGGAAGACTAGGTTCTGTTTCATCACCCCGATACGATTCTGAAGAAGCCACATCCATGGGATTCAATGGAGCAGGGCTTGAGGCTAATGGCAGTTCAAATGCAGTCAGCAGTCTGGTGAAGGAATTTGAGCAGCGGAGACAGACATTCGATGATGATGCGAAAGCTCTAGTTGAGGTAAAACCTGGGCAGTCAGCTGCAAATATGAATCCTGAGGAAGATTTACGAAAACTTAAACACCGGTTTGAGTCCTGGAAGAAAGAGTACAAGGCAAGATTACGGGAAACAAAGACAAAGCTTCATAAAATTTGGCACTCAGAAGAGGAAAAACGACAGAGAAAATGGTGGGCAAAGATAGGCTCAAGAGCATTGTAG